One genomic region from Acidimicrobiia bacterium encodes:
- a CDS encoding CoA pyrophosphatase — translation MLARGGSQRIPRPAHARPGGPPPWAALPPDARGFTVAEIRDACRALPPPQRLTAVAPSRPAAVLMPFFDEDGEARVILTKRPETMPSHQGEIAFPGGKHQPDVDESLLHAALREAQEEIGLERSTVEVAAELDSLGTVASRFTITPFVGLLDGRPALRRNPYEVVSVFDVPVAELLDPDAYREERWDLDGDEQPGRVIQFFLLPGETVWGATARILARFLAHLSAPRL, via the coding sequence ATGCTGGCGCGGGGTGGTTCGCAACGGATCCCGCGCCCGGCGCACGCCCGTCCCGGCGGTCCGCCGCCGTGGGCCGCGCTCCCGCCCGACGCGCGCGGCTTCACGGTCGCCGAGATCCGTGACGCGTGCCGCGCGCTGCCACCGCCGCAACGTCTGACGGCCGTCGCCCCGAGCCGTCCGGCCGCGGTGCTGATGCCGTTCTTCGACGAGGACGGCGAGGCGCGCGTCATCCTGACGAAGCGGCCGGAGACGATGCCGTCGCACCAGGGCGAGATCGCGTTCCCCGGTGGCAAGCACCAGCCGGACGTCGACGAGTCGCTGCTGCACGCCGCGCTGCGCGAGGCGCAGGAGGAGATCGGCCTCGAGCGCTCGACGGTCGAGGTCGCCGCGGAGCTCGACTCGCTCGGGACCGTCGCGTCGCGCTTCACGATCACGCCGTTCGTCGGCCTGCTCGACGGCCGTCCCGCGCTCCGCCGCAACCCGTACGAGGTCGTGTCGGTGTTCGACGTGCCGGTCGCGGAGCTCCTCGATCCCGACGCGTATCGCGAGGAGCGGTGGGACCTGGACGGGGACGAGCAGCCGGGCCGCGTCATCCAGTTCTTCCTGCTCCCGGGCGAGACCGTCTGGGGCGCGACGGCGCGGATCCTCGCCCGCTTCCTCGCACATCTCAGCGCGCCGCGTCTGTGA
- a CDS encoding GuaB3 family IMP dehydrogenase-related protein, producing the protein MEVEIGIGKSGRRAYGFDDLAIVPSRRTRDPEDIDISWELDAFKFELPLIASAMDGVVSPRTAIETGRLGGLACLNLEGLWTRYEDPDAVFEEIASLPADKATRRMQEIYAEPIKEELIGRRIREIKDAGVTTCASLTPQRVEEYAKHVLEAELDILVIQGTVVSAEHVSKDPSRQPLNLKKFIREFEVPVIVGGCASYSTALHLMRTGAVGILVGVGPGHACTSRGVLGIGVPQATAIADAAGARIRHLDETGVYVHVIADGGMRTGGDVAKAIACGADAVMIGSPLASAFEAPGRGYHWGMATFHPTLPRGARVNAGQKATLEEILVGPAHENDGTLNLFGALRTSMATTGYETLKEFQKAEVMVAPALQTEGKALQRSQGIGMGR; encoded by the coding sequence GTGGAAGTCGAGATCGGGATCGGCAAGTCCGGACGACGGGCCTACGGATTCGACGACCTGGCCATCGTGCCGAGCCGGCGGACCCGCGATCCCGAGGACATCGACATCTCCTGGGAGCTCGACGCGTTCAAGTTCGAGCTGCCGCTGATCGCCTCCGCGATGGACGGCGTCGTCTCGCCCCGCACCGCGATCGAGACGGGCCGGCTGGGCGGTCTCGCGTGCCTCAACCTCGAGGGTCTCTGGACGCGCTACGAGGACCCCGACGCCGTCTTCGAGGAGATCGCGTCGCTGCCCGCGGACAAGGCGACGCGCCGGATGCAGGAGATCTACGCGGAGCCGATCAAGGAGGAGCTGATCGGCCGGCGCATCCGCGAGATCAAGGACGCCGGTGTGACGACGTGCGCGTCGCTCACCCCGCAGCGCGTCGAGGAGTACGCGAAGCACGTCCTCGAGGCGGAGCTCGACATCCTCGTCATCCAGGGCACGGTCGTCTCCGCCGAGCACGTCTCGAAGGACCCGTCCCGCCAGCCGCTCAACCTCAAGAAGTTCATCCGCGAGTTCGAGGTCCCCGTCATCGTCGGCGGATGCGCGTCGTACTCGACCGCGCTGCACCTCATGCGGACGGGCGCGGTCGGCATCCTCGTCGGGGTCGGCCCGGGTCACGCGTGCACGAGCCGTGGCGTGCTCGGCATCGGCGTCCCGCAGGCGACCGCGATCGCCGACGCCGCCGGCGCGCGCATCCGTCACCTCGACGAGACCGGCGTGTACGTGCACGTCATCGCGGACGGCGGGATGCGCACCGGTGGCGACGTCGCCAAGGCGATCGCGTGCGGCGCCGACGCCGTGATGATCGGGTCCCCGCTGGCGAGCGCGTTCGAGGCGCCCGGCCGCGGCTACCACTGGGGCATGGCGACGTTCCACCCGACGCTGCCGCGCGGCGCGCGCGTCAACGCGGGCCAGAAGGCGACGCTCGAGGAGATCCTCGTCGGGCCCGCCCACGAGAACGACGGCACGCTCAACCTGTTCGGCGCGCTGCGCACGTCGATGGCGACGACGGGCTACGAGACGCTCAAGGAGTTCCAGAAGGCCGAGGTGATGGTCGCGCCCGCGCTGCAGACCGAGGGCAAGGCCCTCCAACGCAGCCAGGGCATCGGCATGGGCAGGTGA